One window of Mesorhizobium sp. WSM4904 genomic DNA carries:
- a CDS encoding OmpA family protein, translating into MKRQPRILAGTAIGLLMASAPLGAYPLQADFGTSRGAPLILAQSTCAEGQSAEECAQGQQGAEQPRKKKREQQQQTESAPAEQPAESEQKPRKRRQELQQMQSGQSDEAAPAEQQLRPRKKRDQQQQTEAAPADQGGQPATDEQQFNPRKKKRNQQTESAPAEQPAEQVAPDQQQQLRKRKLNQQQQGETAPTTEQVAPDQQQQLRKRKLNQQQQGETAPTTEQVAPDQQQQLRKRKLNQQQEAAPAEQPSEQQPANDNQPGKKRKLGQQPAEQGQTPAEQAPAGQGTRKLKPLPVPGTEQAPAGTEQTPAQGEQPSNQNKRQAKKPLTEQPATGQQQPATGEEPANNNQPANGGNAAQGEAPANPNEAPILDSQKDVLRRHKGRQPAGQNENGQVEQGGNQAGQQGGQQAEKQAPVNQGPPPTDDRTAQQAIQPERIVPATEEKGKRVDLTPQEIVRERRRPQGADVVKQFGDRVILQFNNQTFVESNEAPRITRGAKDVYYEDLSGGRTREIVERENGIQIVTIRNRNGDVIRRSRITPDGHEYVLSYVDERYYNDVDEWRDPGDDLPPMRLDIPRRDYILDSEEVEDPDEYYTFLEQPPVERVQRLYSIDEVKRSARVRDIARRIDLDTLNFDFGSATISDTEVQKLEGVATAMEKLLKKNPAETFLIEGHTDAVGTPDANLALSDRRAEAVAEALTNSFGIPAENLTTQGYGEEYLKVNTPGPNRENRRVAIRRITSLVAPVASNNEQ; encoded by the coding sequence ATGAAACGCCAACCACGGATTCTGGCGGGTACGGCAATCGGCCTGCTTATGGCATCCGCGCCGTTGGGCGCGTATCCGCTGCAGGCCGATTTCGGCACCTCGCGGGGGGCACCGTTGATTCTGGCCCAATCGACCTGTGCCGAAGGCCAGTCGGCTGAGGAGTGTGCGCAAGGCCAGCAGGGAGCGGAGCAGCCGAGGAAAAAGAAGCGCGAGCAGCAACAGCAGACGGAATCCGCCCCGGCCGAACAGCCCGCCGAGTCCGAGCAGAAGCCGCGCAAGAGGCGGCAGGAACTGCAGCAGATGCAGTCCGGCCAGTCCGATGAGGCGGCACCGGCCGAGCAGCAGCTCAGGCCGCGCAAGAAGCGCGACCAGCAGCAGCAGACCGAGGCGGCACCTGCCGATCAGGGCGGTCAGCCCGCGACCGACGAGCAGCAGTTCAATCCGCGCAAGAAGAAGCGCAACCAGCAGACCGAATCGGCGCCGGCGGAGCAGCCGGCCGAACAGGTCGCGCCGGACCAGCAGCAGCAACTGCGCAAGAGGAAGCTCAATCAGCAGCAGCAAGGCGAGACGGCCCCGACGACCGAGCAGGTCGCCCCCGACCAGCAGCAGCAACTGCGCAAGAGAAAGCTCAATCAGCAGCAGCAAGGCGAGACGGCCCCGACGACCGAGCAGGTCGCCCCCGACCAGCAGCAGCAACTGCGCAAGAGGAAGCTCAATCAGCAGCAGGAAGCTGCGCCAGCGGAACAGCCGTCAGAACAACAGCCGGCAAATGACAACCAGCCTGGAAAGAAACGGAAACTGGGCCAACAACCTGCCGAGCAAGGCCAGACTCCGGCCGAACAGGCCCCCGCGGGTCAGGGCACTCGCAAGCTCAAGCCCTTGCCGGTTCCGGGAACCGAGCAGGCACCGGCCGGGACCGAGCAGACGCCGGCCCAAGGCGAACAGCCTTCGAACCAGAACAAGAGGCAGGCCAAGAAACCGCTGACCGAGCAGCCTGCAACGGGCCAGCAGCAGCCTGCCACGGGCGAAGAGCCTGCCAACAACAATCAGCCCGCGAATGGCGGCAATGCCGCGCAGGGCGAAGCGCCTGCCAATCCGAACGAGGCACCCATCCTGGACAGCCAGAAGGATGTCTTGCGCAGGCACAAGGGCCGTCAGCCGGCCGGCCAGAACGAGAATGGCCAGGTCGAGCAAGGCGGTAACCAGGCCGGACAGCAAGGTGGCCAGCAGGCCGAGAAGCAGGCTCCCGTCAATCAGGGTCCGCCGCCCACCGACGACAGAACGGCGCAGCAGGCGATCCAGCCTGAAAGGATCGTTCCTGCCACCGAGGAAAAAGGCAAGCGCGTCGACCTCACGCCCCAGGAGATTGTCCGCGAGCGCCGCCGGCCGCAGGGTGCCGACGTGGTGAAGCAGTTCGGCGACCGCGTGATCCTCCAGTTCAACAACCAGACATTCGTGGAAAGCAACGAGGCGCCTCGCATCACGCGCGGCGCCAAGGATGTCTACTACGAGGATCTTTCGGGCGGCCGCACCCGCGAAATCGTCGAGCGCGAGAACGGCATCCAGATCGTCACCATCCGCAACCGCAATGGCGACGTCATCCGGCGATCGCGCATCACGCCGGATGGCCACGAATATGTGCTGAGCTATGTCGACGAGCGGTACTATAACGATGTCGACGAATGGCGCGATCCCGGCGACGACCTGCCGCCGATGCGGCTCGACATCCCGCGCCGGGACTACATCCTGGATTCGGAGGAAGTCGAGGATCCGGACGAGTATTACACCTTCCTCGAACAGCCGCCGGTGGAGAGGGTGCAGCGCCTCTACTCGATCGACGAGGTCAAGCGCTCGGCCCGCGTGCGCGACATCGCCCGTCGCATCGATCTCGACACGCTGAACTTCGACTTCGGCTCGGCGACGATTTCCGATACCGAGGTGCAGAAGCTCGAAGGCGTGGCCACCGCCATGGAAAAGCTTCTGAAGAAGAACCCGGCGGAAACCTTCCTGATCGAAGGCCATACCGACGCCGTTGGCACGCCCGACGCGAACCTCGCGCTGTCGGACCGACGCGCCGAGGCGGTCGCCGAAGCCCTCACCAACTCGTTCGGTATTCCCGCGGAGAACCTCACGACGCAGGGCTATGGCGAGGAGTATCTCAAGGTCAACACGCCCGGCCCGAACCGCGAGAACCGCCGCGTCGCCATCCGCCGCATCACCTCGCTGGTGGCGCCGGTGGCGAGCAACAACGAGCAATGA
- a CDS encoding YcgN family cysteine cluster protein, translating into MNAPFWKTKTLEAMTPAEWESLCDGCGKCCLSKLEDEDTGEIYWTSVGCRLFDADKCRCSDYTNRLARVPDCVGLTPQNVRTITWLPKTCAYRLIAEGHDLYWWHRLVSGSAETVHEAGISVRGRVKAKETDMAEPDDYFDYILDDEP; encoded by the coding sequence ATGAACGCACCGTTTTGGAAAACCAAGACACTTGAGGCAATGACCCCGGCCGAGTGGGAATCACTCTGCGACGGCTGCGGCAAATGCTGCCTGTCCAAGCTCGAGGACGAGGATACGGGCGAAATCTATTGGACGAGCGTCGGCTGCAGGTTGTTCGATGCCGACAAATGCCGCTGCTCGGACTATACCAACCGCTTGGCGCGCGTGCCCGACTGCGTCGGGCTGACGCCGCAGAACGTACGCACCATCACCTGGCTGCCCAAGACCTGCGCCTACCGGCTGATCGCCGAGGGGCATGACCTCTATTGGTGGCACAGACTGGTTTCGGGAAGCGCAGAGACCGTTCACGAGGCCGGGATTTCGGTCCGCGGCCGGGTGAAGGCCAAGGAAACCGATATGGCCGAGCCAGACGACTATTTCGATTACATACTTGACGACGAACCCTGA
- a CDS encoding SIMPL domain-containing protein, producing MTRHLLPVALAAAFAFPALASAADTQPPPRIVVSGEGEATVAPDMAILTLSVMREAKTARAALDANNDAMAAVIAAMKSAGIADRDLQTAGIQINPRYNYTNKADGSQEAELVAYQVTNTLSVRVRDVDKTGDILDKAVSLGVNQGGGIAFTNDDPKATVAEARKKAVADAIAKAKTLAEAAGVSLGRVIEITDQNVAPVPMPMNAKAFDAARAAVPVQAGENSYSVQVTVTFELK from the coding sequence ATGACCAGACATCTTTTGCCTGTCGCGCTCGCTGCCGCGTTCGCGTTTCCGGCGCTGGCAAGCGCCGCCGACACGCAGCCGCCCCCGCGCATTGTCGTCTCCGGCGAGGGCGAAGCGACCGTTGCGCCGGACATGGCGATCCTGACGCTCAGCGTCATGCGCGAGGCAAAGACCGCGCGCGCCGCGCTCGATGCCAACAACGACGCCATGGCGGCGGTGATCGCGGCGATGAAATCGGCGGGCATCGCCGATCGCGACCTGCAGACCGCCGGCATCCAGATCAATCCGCGTTACAACTACACCAACAAGGCGGACGGCAGCCAGGAAGCCGAACTCGTCGCCTACCAGGTGACCAATACGCTGTCGGTGCGGGTGCGCGACGTCGACAAGACCGGCGACATTCTCGACAAGGCGGTGTCTCTCGGCGTCAACCAGGGCGGCGGCATCGCTTTCACCAATGATGATCCGAAGGCCACCGTCGCCGAAGCGCGCAAGAAGGCTGTTGCCGACGCGATCGCCAAGGCCAAGACGCTTGCCGAGGCCGCCGGCGTCAGCCTTGGCAGGGTCATCGAGATCACCGACCAGAACGTCGCGCCTGTACCGATGCCGATGAACGCCAAGGCTTTCGACGCCGCCCGGGCGGCCGTGCCGGTGCAGGCCGGCGAGAATTCCTACTCTGTCCAGGTCACCGTCACGTTCGAGTTGAAGTGA